One genomic window of Halorhabdus sp. CBA1104 includes the following:
- a CDS encoding universal stress protein — translation MAVLVPYDSSEPARDALEEAVSEYGDERIVLLRVIEVADDTFEAGFNLIRDSLEDDPEELAADVADEVLSVLEATDGDYVVETTAGKPAREIVRYAEDHDIDRIVMGSHGRDGVSRILLGSVAEKIVRRSPVSVTVVR, via the coding sequence ATGGCAGTACTGGTGCCGTACGATAGTTCAGAGCCGGCCAGAGACGCCCTCGAAGAAGCAGTCAGCGAGTACGGTGACGAGCGGATCGTTCTCCTTCGCGTGATCGAAGTCGCCGACGATACCTTCGAGGCCGGGTTCAATCTCATCCGGGACAGCCTCGAAGACGACCCGGAAGAACTCGCGGCAGACGTTGCCGACGAGGTACTGTCGGTCCTCGAAGCGACGGACGGCGACTACGTTGTCGAGACGACCGCCGGGAAACCCGCCAGGGAGATCGTCCGCTACGCCGAGGACCACGATATCGATCGGATCGTCATGGGCAGTCACGGCCGGGACGGCGTCTCGCGGATCCTGCTTGGCAGTGTCGCCGAAAAGATCGTCCGTCGCTCGCCGGTCTCGGTCACCGTCGTGCGCTGA
- a CDS encoding Single-stranded DNA binding protein encodes MDVEDKAEELASDLGVTKEEVKDDLENLVSYSVPLDEAVQSVRRKYGDGGNDGAESIPQKDIVEITTDDDSVSVTGVVLTAGTRSIRYQGSDHVIHEGEFADETGKISYTAWEDFGIEPGDVVTIENAGIREWEGKPELNLGERTTIALSDESIDVPSQVGGDRALADLAPGDRGVNVDIQVLEVEQKHIDGRDGETEILSGVFGDESGRLPFTDWDPHDSIETGAAVRIEDAFVREFRGAPSVNVSEFSTVTPLDRPVEVTDDAPQLSIREAVDSGGQFDVAVVGTAIAVRDGSGLIERCPECGRVVQNGQCRSHGGVEGEDDLRTKAIIDDGTGTVTAVLDEELTAEIYGGDLDDAREHARDAMDKEVVTDAIREAIVGQEFRVRGSLSVDDYGATLNASTFESSADDAANRARDLLAEVGR; translated from the coding sequence ATGGACGTCGAAGACAAAGCCGAGGAACTCGCCTCCGACCTCGGTGTCACCAAAGAGGAGGTCAAAGACGACCTGGAGAACCTCGTCTCCTACAGCGTTCCCCTGGACGAAGCGGTCCAGAGTGTGCGACGCAAGTACGGCGACGGGGGAAACGACGGAGCGGAATCAATCCCGCAAAAAGATATCGTCGAAATCACCACCGACGACGACAGCGTGAGCGTGACTGGTGTGGTGCTGACGGCCGGCACACGCTCGATCCGGTATCAGGGTTCGGATCACGTCATCCACGAAGGTGAATTCGCCGACGAGACGGGCAAGATATCCTATACAGCCTGGGAAGACTTCGGGATCGAGCCCGGCGACGTGGTGACGATCGAGAACGCGGGCATCCGCGAGTGGGAGGGGAAGCCGGAACTCAATCTCGGCGAGCGGACGACGATCGCCCTCAGCGACGAGTCGATCGACGTGCCCTCTCAGGTCGGTGGCGATCGCGCACTCGCCGACCTCGCCCCCGGCGATCGTGGCGTCAACGTCGATATCCAGGTGCTTGAAGTCGAACAGAAGCACATCGACGGCCGCGACGGGGAGACGGAGATCCTCAGCGGTGTGTTCGGCGACGAGTCGGGACGGCTCCCCTTTACCGACTGGGACCCCCACGATTCGATCGAAACCGGCGCTGCAGTCCGGATCGAGGACGCCTTCGTCCGGGAGTTCCGCGGTGCGCCATCGGTGAACGTCTCGGAGTTCTCGACGGTCACGCCCCTCGACCGGCCGGTCGAGGTGACCGACGACGCCCCACAGTTGTCGATACGGGAAGCCGTCGATAGCGGCGGCCAGTTCGACGTCGCAGTCGTCGGCACTGCCATTGCGGTCCGTGACGGCTCGGGGCTGATCGAGCGCTGTCCGGAGTGTGGCCGCGTCGTCCAGAACGGCCAGTGCCGGAGTCACGGTGGCGTCGAGGGCGAGGACGACCTGCGGACGAAAGCCATCATCGACGACGGCACGGGGACTGTCACGGCGGTTCTGGACGAGGAGCTAACCGCCGAGATCTACGGCGGTGACTTGGACGATGCTCGCGAACACGCTCGAGACGCCATGGACAAAGAGGTCGTCACAGACGCGATCCGTGAGGCGATCGTCGGCCAGGAATTCCGTGTTCGCGGTTCGTTGAGTGTCGACGACTACGGGGCAACGCTGAACGCGAGCACCTTCGAATCGAGCGCTGACGATGCCGCCAATCGTGCCCGCGATCTGCTCGCGGAGGTGGGCCGATGA
- a CDS encoding FAD-dependent oxidoreductase, whose amino-acid sequence MIESTTVLVVGGGATGTGIARDLSLRGVDVTLVDRDGLSSGTSGRSHGLLHSGARYAESDRVGAEECIEENTVLRSIAGECIRDTGGLFVQLEEDDPEYFEEKRAACEAIGIETALLDADEARERVPDLTPDVERAMWVPDGAIYPSRLGAANAADAEEHGGTIYPHAPLEAVSVVDGRITEATLGGTVERTIEPEHVVNAAGAWAGQVAALAGVEVTMAPSRGVMVSVAYDELDPVLNRCRDPADGDIVVPHADEAVLGTTSVPVSDPDDYEKAAWEVETSIEECAKLLPPVADAPTVREWWGVRPLYAPDEAEGDRRGISRGYFVLDHTDDGVENVTSIVGGKLTTYRQMAETTADHVCESLGVDADCETATRKLPGADDADRLDELVDRYDGQGPTDKDVVAQ is encoded by the coding sequence ATGATAGAATCGACCACGGTACTCGTCGTCGGGGGTGGAGCGACCGGCACAGGCATCGCGCGGGACCTCTCGCTTCGAGGTGTCGACGTGACGCTCGTCGACCGGGACGGTCTCTCCAGTGGGACTTCGGGACGCTCACACGGACTCCTCCACAGCGGCGCACGGTACGCCGAGTCCGATCGGGTCGGTGCCGAGGAGTGTATCGAGGAGAACACCGTGCTCCGTTCGATCGCCGGTGAGTGCATCCGGGACACCGGTGGGCTGTTCGTCCAACTCGAGGAAGACGATCCGGAGTACTTCGAGGAGAAACGCGCGGCCTGTGAGGCTATCGGGATCGAGACGGCGTTGCTCGATGCCGATGAGGCCCGGGAACGCGTGCCCGATCTCACACCGGACGTCGAGCGGGCAATGTGGGTCCCCGACGGCGCGATCTATCCCTCGCGGCTCGGGGCAGCCAACGCCGCTGATGCCGAAGAACACGGTGGGACGATCTACCCGCACGCGCCGCTGGAAGCGGTGAGTGTCGTCGACGGCCGGATAACCGAAGCGACACTCGGCGGCACGGTCGAGCGGACGATCGAACCGGAACACGTCGTCAACGCGGCTGGTGCGTGGGCCGGACAGGTGGCTGCACTCGCGGGCGTCGAAGTCACCATGGCTCCGTCCCGGGGCGTGATGGTGTCTGTGGCCTACGACGAACTGGACCCAGTGTTGAACCGCTGTCGGGACCCCGCCGACGGCGACATCGTCGTCCCCCACGCTGATGAGGCAGTGCTCGGGACGACGAGTGTCCCGGTCTCGGACCCCGACGACTACGAGAAAGCCGCCTGGGAAGTCGAGACGTCGATCGAAGAGTGTGCGAAGCTGTTGCCGCCGGTCGCCGACGCACCGACCGTGCGCGAGTGGTGGGGCGTCAGGCCACTGTATGCCCCCGACGAAGCCGAGGGAGACCGCCGCGGGATCTCGCGGGGCTACTTCGTGCTAGATCACACCGATGACGGGGTTGAGAACGTCACCAGCATCGTGGGCGGAAAGCTGACGACCTACCGGCAGATGGCCGAGACGACCGCCGATCACGTCTGTGAGAGCCTCGGCGTCGATGCCGACTGCGAGACCGCGACACGCAAGCTGCCTGGCGCAGACGACGCCGACCGACTGGACGAGCTGGTCGACCGCTACGACGGACAGGGACCGACCGACAAGGATGTCGTCGCGCAATGA
- a CDS encoding metallophosphoesterase translates to MVVEPVPDAPAAVADVPEGRALLLADVHAGIEAGLRRDGVEVPSQADTRRETIEALLDRTVPDRVVLLGDLGHTIGSPDRPERAEITGIVETITDRVPLTLTKGNHDGEIESVLADRDGVTITGGDGTRLGEVGFVHGHTWPAPDVLRAKTVCIGHEHPVVRLEDDVGGTRKERVWLRGTLDSVPFESHYGEDCPTIDGELVVCPAFNDLSGGTWSNVAGQSFLSPFLPAGLADGDAYLLDGTRLGPYQSV, encoded by the coding sequence ATGGTTGTCGAGCCGGTTCCCGACGCGCCCGCCGCAGTCGCCGACGTGCCCGAAGGACGAGCCCTGTTGCTCGCGGACGTCCACGCCGGGATCGAGGCTGGTCTCCGCCGGGACGGCGTCGAAGTGCCGTCACAGGCCGATACCCGCCGCGAGACGATCGAGGCGTTACTGGACCGGACAGTGCCGGATCGGGTCGTACTTCTGGGAGACCTCGGTCACACTATCGGCAGCCCCGACCGCCCGGAGCGTGCGGAGATAACGGGGATCGTCGAGACAATTACCGATCGGGTTCCACTGACGCTCACGAAGGGCAATCACGACGGCGAGATCGAATCGGTGCTGGCCGATCGGGACGGTGTGACGATCACCGGCGGGGACGGCACTCGGCTGGGCGAGGTCGGCTTCGTGCACGGACACACCTGGCCGGCACCGGACGTCCTCAGGGCTAAAACGGTCTGTATCGGCCACGAGCATCCGGTCGTGAGACTGGAAGACGACGTCGGCGGGACGCGCAAAGAGCGCGTGTGGCTGCGGGGCACGCTCGATTCAGTCCCCTTCGAGTCCCACTACGGCGAGGACTGTCCGACGATCGACGGCGAACTCGTCGTCTGCCCAGCGTTCAACGATCTCTCGGGAGGCACCTGGAGTAACGTCGCCGGGCAGTCGTTTCTCTCGCCGTTCCTGCCTGCGGGGCTCGCCGACGGTGACGCGTATCTCCTCGATGGAACGCGGCTGGGCCCCTACCAGAGCGTGTAA
- a CDS encoding GNAT family N-acetyltransferase has product MTDRSPWTPPPRSFADEAGRSIRIERGIDDRAALVGMYESYAPHHRAQGLPPVGQARIEEWLDTVSEGLNVVAWHGDRAVGHSALLGGADDHELMIFVHQNYRLSGTGSRLIRSLLAYGYAQGVETVWLCVRPSNTIAVSLYESVGFERAEERGSDLEMTLALQE; this is encoded by the coding sequence ATGACTGACCGCTCGCCCTGGACACCGCCGCCGCGGTCGTTCGCCGACGAGGCTGGCCGGTCGATCCGTATCGAACGCGGGATCGACGACCGGGCGGCCCTCGTTGGAATGTACGAATCCTACGCGCCACACCACCGCGCCCAGGGACTGCCGCCAGTGGGCCAGGCGCGGATCGAAGAGTGGCTCGACACCGTCTCCGAGGGACTGAACGTCGTCGCCTGGCACGGCGATCGCGCTGTGGGGCACTCGGCGTTGCTCGGCGGCGCGGACGATCACGAGTTGATGATCTTCGTTCACCAGAACTACCGGCTGTCGGGCACCGGCTCACGACTCATCAGGTCGCTTCTGGCCTACGGGTACGCACAAGGTGTCGAAACGGTGTGGCTGTGTGTCCGGCCGAGCAATACGATTGCCGTCTCGCTGTATGAATCGGTCGGCTTCGAGCGGGCTGAGGAACGCGGGAGCGACCTCGAAATGACGCTCGCACTGCAAGAGTAA
- a CDS encoding RPA family protein, producing the protein MSADEDGDDGSPGRREVAYRVFAGEFDDADFGYSESDEERAPNYVITPTGGRVNRLFAVGVLTEVQPAGEDVLRARIADPTGTFVVYAGQYQPDAQAFLERAEPPAYVAVTGKARTFQPDDSEVVYTSIRPESLNEVDEGTRDRWTVQTARQTLERVGTMATAMQLDAEGDTLAATLGERGVPGGLAAGIPLAIDHYGTTPGYLGAVRELALSAAELVAGEREEVKELAIAPDEGGEADLAALAETAALEDPKASDTAVGDTTETTETTDTKATPEASEATTEAVDEPTSEPAAKTSEVTTETSETTEATTTPDEIVDSATEPNETVAKPDDSAETTTPEQSTTLGETETTAAEGRRPRPRPVTSRERPRRTRARRSRQTTNRRDWATSTASSNSTTRSAKRSKPSSARSLPRGQTSRSPARPTSRRRIQRT; encoded by the coding sequence ATGAGCGCCGACGAAGACGGCGACGACGGGAGTCCAGGACGACGGGAAGTCGCTTACCGCGTTTTCGCCGGGGAGTTCGACGACGCCGACTTCGGTTACTCCGAGAGCGACGAGGAACGCGCCCCGAACTACGTGATCACGCCGACCGGTGGGCGTGTCAATCGGCTGTTCGCCGTCGGTGTGTTGACGGAGGTTCAGCCCGCCGGCGAGGACGTGCTCCGGGCGCGGATCGCCGACCCGACGGGCACGTTCGTCGTCTACGCTGGCCAGTACCAGCCCGACGCCCAGGCGTTTCTGGAACGCGCCGAGCCGCCGGCCTACGTCGCTGTCACCGGAAAGGCCCGGACGTTCCAGCCAGACGACAGTGAGGTCGTCTACACCTCGATCCGACCCGAGAGCCTCAACGAGGTCGACGAGGGGACGCGTGATCGCTGGACGGTCCAGACCGCCCGCCAAACCCTAGAGCGTGTCGGAACGATGGCGACAGCGATGCAACTGGACGCCGAGGGAGACACACTCGCCGCGACCCTGGGCGAACGAGGCGTTCCGGGCGGACTGGCCGCAGGCATCCCCCTCGCGATCGACCATTACGGGACGACGCCGGGCTACCTCGGGGCCGTGCGGGAGCTGGCGCTGTCGGCCGCCGAACTCGTCGCGGGCGAGCGCGAGGAAGTCAAAGAGCTGGCGATCGCGCCAGATGAGGGTGGCGAGGCCGACCTCGCGGCGCTGGCCGAGACGGCAGCCCTCGAAGATCCAAAAGCGAGTGATACAGCTGTCGGTGACACGACGGAGACAACCGAGACAACGGACACCAAGGCGACACCCGAGGCGAGCGAAGCAACGACCGAGGCGGTCGACGAACCTACGAGCGAACCGGCTGCAAAGACGAGCGAAGTGACCACAGAGACAAGCGAGACCACCGAGGCGACTACGACACCGGACGAGATAGTCGACTCGGCCACAGAACCGAACGAGACGGTCGCCAAGCCGGACGATTCGGCGGAGACAACTACCCCCGAGCAGTCGACGACACTCGGGGAGACCGAGACGACCGCGGCTGAGGGGAGACGGCCGCGACCGAGGCCGGTGACGAGTCGGGAGAGACCACGACGGACGAGGGCTCGACGGTCGCGACAGACGACGAATCGGCGGGACTGGGCGACTTCGACGGCGAGTTCGAACTCGACGACGAGGAGCGCGAAGAGATCAAAACCGAGTTCGGCACGGAGTTTACCGCGGGGACAGACGTCGAGGAGCCCGGCGAGGCCGACATCGAGACGCCGGATCCAGAGGACCTAG
- a CDS encoding creatininase family protein, whose amino-acid sequence MYLPDEAWPDLESYFESESLALVPLGSTEQHGPHLPEGTDHLIAEAFAREAADRTGFLCTPTIKIGVSDHHLQFPGTVSADPSAFREYVETITRSLTQHGIDRVIYVNAHGGNVTHLREVGRRLRNDEIAYAIEWMWDESIPERIDEAFEHNGPHGGPKETALIQHLHPELVHEDRLEDARDGGLVEVGERIGRVHGSRTFYDSIDNSANGVFGDQTDATAEIGAELFDAASGELVALAEWLAEQDFPDLMPKTHP is encoded by the coding sequence ATGTACCTGCCAGACGAGGCCTGGCCGGACCTCGAATCGTACTTCGAGTCGGAATCGCTGGCGCTGGTGCCGCTGGGCTCGACCGAGCAGCACGGTCCACATCTCCCTGAAGGAACGGATCATCTCATCGCCGAAGCGTTCGCCCGCGAGGCCGCCGATCGGACCGGCTTTCTCTGCACGCCGACGATCAAGATCGGCGTCTCCGATCATCACCTGCAGTTCCCCGGGACGGTCTCGGCCGACCCGTCGGCGTTCCGGGAGTACGTCGAGACCATTACCCGGAGTCTGACTCAGCACGGCATCGACCGCGTGATCTACGTCAACGCCCACGGCGGGAACGTCACGCACCTTCGCGAAGTGGGTCGTCGGCTTCGCAACGACGAGATCGCCTACGCCATCGAGTGGATGTGGGACGAGAGTATTCCGGAACGGATCGACGAGGCCTTCGAACACAACGGCCCCCACGGTGGCCCGAAAGAAACGGCACTCATCCAGCATCTCCACCCCGAACTCGTCCACGAGGATCGGCTGGAAGACGCACGCGACGGTGGGCTCGTCGAGGTCGGCGAGAGAATCGGTCGCGTCCACGGCTCACGAACGTTCTACGACTCGATCGACAACAGTGCAAACGGTGTCTTTGGCGACCAGACGGATGCCACCGCCGAGATCGGTGCAGAACTGTTCGATGCTGCCAGCGGTGAACTCGTCGCGCTGGCCGAGTGGCTTGCCGAGCAGGACTTCCCCGACCTCATGCCGAAAACACACCCCTGA
- a CDS encoding ferredoxin family protein, whose product MPIDPDFESTREVVDDHDGHDVWGPVEKPESLGIHGTHVAVDFDICLADGACLEDCPVDVFEWVETPGHSVSDRKADPARESQCIDCMLCVDVCPVDAIDVDPTRHDG is encoded by the coding sequence GTGCCCATCGATCCCGATTTCGAGTCAACGCGTGAGGTTGTCGACGACCACGACGGCCACGACGTCTGGGGGCCTGTCGAAAAACCCGAATCGCTGGGGATTCACGGGACCCACGTCGCCGTCGACTTCGACATCTGTCTGGCCGACGGCGCGTGTCTGGAAGACTGCCCCGTCGACGTCTTCGAGTGGGTTGAGACGCCCGGTCACTCCGTCAGCGACCGCAAAGCTGACCCGGCCCGTGAGTCCCAATGTATCGACTGCATGCTCTGTGTCGACGTCTGTCCGGTCGATGCGATCGACGTCGATCCGACTCGCCACGACGGGTAA
- a CDS encoding 2,5-diamino-6-(ribosylamino)-4(3H)-pyrimidinone 5'-phosphate reductase yields MHVVVNAATSVDGKLSTREREQVAISGPADFDRVDQVRADSDAVMVGVGTVLADDPSLTVDDEEQIPSRRGRGDTPQPARVVADSRGRTPPDAAILDDDAETVVLVSEAASADAIDRLEATGATVIVAGEGRVDLEAALAELEAHGIERLMVEGGGELIFSLFEASLVDELSVFVGPQIIGGRGAPTLADGDGFLTDFPDLELQAVDRLDDGVLLEWAVV; encoded by the coding sequence ATGCACGTCGTCGTCAACGCGGCAACGAGTGTAGACGGCAAGCTCTCGACCCGCGAGCGCGAACAGGTCGCCATCAGCGGCCCGGCGGACTTCGATCGCGTCGATCAGGTCCGGGCCGACAGCGACGCCGTCATGGTCGGGGTCGGGACCGTCCTCGCCGACGATCCATCGCTGACAGTCGACGACGAGGAACAGATCCCCTCACGCCGTGGGCGTGGCGACACGCCCCAACCGGCCCGCGTCGTGGCCGACTCCCGCGGTCGAACGCCGCCTGACGCAGCGATTCTCGACGACGACGCCGAGACCGTCGTGCTCGTCAGCGAGGCCGCATCCGCGGACGCAATCGACCGTCTCGAAGCGACGGGCGCGACGGTGATCGTCGCCGGCGAGGGGCGGGTAGACCTCGAGGCGGCCCTGGCCGAGTTGGAAGCCCACGGGATCGAACGACTCATGGTCGAAGGCGGGGGTGAACTCATCTTTTCGCTGTTCGAGGCCAGTCTCGTCGACGAACTGTCCGTGTTCGTCGGCCCACAGATCATCGGCGGCCGGGGCGCACCCACGCTGGCTGATGGGGACGGGTTCCTCACGGACTTTCCCGACCTCGAACTCCAGGCAGTCGATCGGCTCGACGACGGCGTCCTGTTGGAGTGGGCTGTCGTGTGA
- a CDS encoding Hvo_1808 family surface protein: protein MTRLVSASVALGVIAVVLVGAGTIVAGPAVAQDGPNNDTAPADPESDVIGWEHGYWYNETIDIDQTDGLTPAEREHVLARTMARVEHLRGLEFTANTSMEFVSRDGVERYVDRNVTQLRGDNPTWEALFVVGEDTDARRAVRGTILASVGGMAAEEGVDHVVLVTSDPDRPKVSEYVLAHELVHVLQDQHFDLSAPRYQRTTLDGELAKDGLVEGEASLVDGRYRRQCASGEWDCLTGGLAPPAGDITPAIARLMGVPYQAGATYVQALRDRGGWDAVSETHQSPPRTMKSVIHPERNVESTASIESEDRSGPAWQPTGTDQRIGAVGIRLLFEQQNRTRDVAMPVPNASFSGGYASVPADGWENDTLRAYTNGSHAGYVWETTWDTESDAREFGTAYRRVLASYDATRVGADRYVIPSGPYADAFAVVTDGSNVTVLNAPEKAALPEIDQSFEPIVSEGGATTPSKTGVTTTSGPGFGSAPGIASLLVIAVITRVRRVDQ from the coding sequence ATGACGCGCCTGGTCTCCGCTTCGGTCGCGCTTGGCGTGATTGCTGTCGTCCTCGTCGGTGCTGGCACGATCGTCGCCGGCCCCGCCGTGGCCCAGGACGGCCCGAACAACGACACCGCACCGGCCGATCCCGAGAGCGACGTGATCGGCTGGGAGCACGGCTACTGGTACAACGAGACGATCGACATCGACCAGACAGACGGGCTCACACCGGCCGAACGCGAGCACGTCCTCGCCCGCACGATGGCCCGCGTCGAACACCTCCGTGGCCTGGAGTTCACCGCGAACACGTCTATGGAATTCGTCTCGCGGGATGGTGTCGAACGGTACGTCGATCGCAACGTGACCCAGCTTCGAGGTGACAATCCAACCTGGGAAGCGCTGTTCGTCGTCGGCGAAGACACAGACGCCAGACGAGCCGTCCGCGGGACGATTCTGGCCAGCGTCGGCGGGATGGCGGCCGAAGAGGGCGTCGATCACGTCGTGCTCGTAACCTCCGATCCCGACCGCCCGAAGGTCTCGGAGTACGTCCTCGCTCACGAACTCGTCCACGTCCTCCAAGACCAGCACTTCGATCTCTCGGCCCCGCGCTACCAGCGGACGACGTTGGACGGGGAACTCGCCAAAGACGGACTCGTCGAGGGGGAGGCCTCACTCGTCGATGGTCGCTATCGGCGCCAGTGTGCCAGCGGCGAGTGGGACTGTCTGACCGGTGGTCTGGCACCGCCAGCAGGGGATATCACGCCCGCGATCGCCCGGCTGATGGGCGTGCCTTACCAGGCGGGCGCGACCTACGTCCAGGCCCTACGGGATCGTGGTGGCTGGGACGCCGTTTCGGAGACCCACCAGTCCCCGCCCCGGACGATGAAGTCTGTAATTCACCCCGAGCGCAACGTCGAGTCTACCGCGTCGATCGAGTCCGAGGATCGATCGGGCCCGGCCTGGCAGCCGACGGGGACGGATCAGCGGATCGGTGCGGTCGGCATCCGCCTCCTCTTCGAACAGCAAAACCGGACGCGAGACGTGGCGATGCCGGTCCCGAACGCCTCGTTTTCGGGCGGGTACGCGAGTGTGCCCGCCGACGGCTGGGAAAACGACACACTTCGTGCGTACACGAACGGTAGCCACGCCGGCTACGTCTGGGAGACGACCTGGGACACGGAAAGCGACGCTCGCGAGTTTGGGACTGCCTATCGACGCGTACTCGCAAGTTACGACGCCACGCGCGTCGGTGCCGATCGCTACGTTATCCCGAGTGGCCCGTACGCCGACGCCTTCGCCGTCGTCACCGATGGATCGAACGTAACAGTACTCAACGCCCCGGAGAAGGCAGCGCTACCAGAGATAGACCAGTCCTTCGAGCCGATCGTCTCCGAGGGAGGAGCAACGACACCTTCGAAAACGGGGGTGACGACCACGAGCGGTCCCGGCTTCGGGTCGGCGCCAGGAATAGCGTCACTCCTCGTGATCGCGGTGATTACCCGAGTACGGCGCGTCGATCAGTGA